A single window of Puniceicoccus vermicola DNA harbors:
- a CDS encoding sialidase family protein has product MDSGKTLIYESSDCGETWEEIAVVRSAFWSNLFVHEGCLYLMGTTHHHGLVVIRRSDDGGHTWSIPATPETGLLTPYGQFHTAPVPMLIHRGRIWRSIEDATASTSWGVRYNPMIMSAPLGADLLRQDSWSFSQIFRQESDWLKGSFGGWLEGNVLALPDGRIANLLRVDIDQGGVAALVTLGSDGKSLRFDPDRDFVDFPGGATKFTVRKDPVTGSYWGLVNAVPSHHAKDLPRHTFIRNTLSLLYSEDGRQWELRSTVLYHPEAKRHGFQYVDWLFEGEDILAVSRTAWDDASGGAPNQHDANFLTFHRIRDFRSLNPENDSEIFSTNGDSSKSICI; this is encoded by the coding sequence GACTCTGGCAAAACCCTTATCTACGAAAGTTCCGATTGCGGAGAAACGTGGGAGGAAATTGCCGTGGTTAGATCCGCGTTCTGGTCCAATCTCTTTGTTCACGAGGGTTGCTTGTATTTGATGGGGACGACTCATCATCACGGTCTTGTCGTGATTCGCCGCAGCGATGACGGCGGGCACACTTGGTCGATTCCAGCAACGCCTGAGACCGGACTGCTGACGCCCTACGGACAATTTCACACGGCTCCGGTTCCGATGCTGATTCATCGAGGACGGATTTGGCGATCCATAGAAGATGCTACGGCGAGCACGAGTTGGGGGGTGCGGTACAACCCGATGATTATGTCGGCACCCTTGGGGGCGGATTTGCTCCGTCAGGATAGCTGGTCGTTCAGTCAGATTTTCCGTCAGGAGTCTGACTGGTTGAAGGGGAGTTTTGGTGGTTGGCTCGAGGGGAATGTCCTGGCTTTGCCGGATGGTCGGATCGCCAACCTACTTCGTGTGGATATTGATCAAGGAGGAGTGGCAGCTTTGGTAACCTTGGGTTCGGACGGAAAGAGTCTGAGATTCGATCCGGATCGGGATTTCGTAGATTTCCCCGGAGGCGCTACCAAATTTACGGTGCGAAAAGATCCTGTCACTGGAAGCTACTGGGGTCTCGTGAATGCAGTCCCTTCTCATCATGCAAAGGATCTGCCCCGTCATACTTTTATCCGAAATACTCTCTCCCTTCTCTATTCCGAGGATGGGCGTCAATGGGAGTTGCGTTCGACCGTCCTCTATCACCCGGAAGCGAAGCGACACGGATTTCAATATGTGGATTGGCTCTTCGAGGGAGAAGACATTCTGGCCGTAAGTCGAACCGCCTGGGATGACGCGAGCGGTGGGGCTCCCAACCAGCATGATGCCAATTTTCTGACCTTTCATCGCATTCGTGATTTTCGTTCACTGAATCCCGAGAACGATTCGGAAATATTTTCGACCAACGGAGATTCGTCGAAATCCATTTGCATCTGA